The genomic window CGGATAACCAGACACCAGGCCTGCGCATTCCCGGCCCCGAACGACCTCCCAAGAGCCTCGCGATCCCAAGCTGAGCCGCCGCGTCATGTGAGGCGCGGCATCTGCCACGCCTGCTCGTGAGGCCGTTCTTGTCATGCTTTCCATCCTCGTTGCGCGCCGACCGGCGCGTTTGCGGCGCGCGCTTGCGATAGGCGCAGCGCTGGCCGCCCTGTCCGCGCCTTCAATCGGCGCGGCGCAGTCCCTCAGCCTGTCGGATGCGCTGTCGCGCGTCGCATCCGGCGATCCTTCCGTCGCAGCGAACGCCGCGCGGCTCCGTGCGGCCGATGCCGCCATTACCCAAGCCGATGTGCGGCCACGCGATGTCGTCGGCGTCGATGTCGAGGATTTCGCGGGCACCGGCCCCCATTCCCCGCTCGAACGATCGCAGACCACCGCCTGGTATGAGCGAACGTGGGAACGCGGCGGCAAGCGCGAAGCCCGCATCGGTGCGGCCCGCTCGGACCTGGGCATCGCTGTCGAGCGCAACCGCCTACGGATGCTCGACCTCTTGGCCCAGGTGCAAGCCGCCTGGGTCGATGCGCTGGCAGCCGAAGCAGTAATCTCTATTGCCGAACAGCGCCTCGCCGCCGCCCAGCGCGTGGAAGCGGAGACCGGCCGCCGTGTCGGGCGCGCGCTCGATCCGCTGTTCGCGGGCGAACGGGCGAGGACCGCCGTGGCGCAAGCCCGCATCGCGCTCGATCAGGCGCGGGAGACTGCGCGGATCGCCCGCGCCAGTCTCGCTGCCTTCTGGGGCGGCACGGCCGATTACAATCTCGATCCCTCGCCGTTCGGGATCGCTACCCCCGGCGCGACGGCGGCCGAGGACAGTCCCGACCTCGCCCTGCTCGCCGCCGAGCGCGACGCTGCCGGTGCCCGCGTGCGGCTTGCGGAGACCGGCAATGCCGGCGACCCGACCGCGCGGGTTGGCGTTCGCCATTTCGGGCAAGGCAATGACGTGGCGATTATAGTTGGCGGCTCGATCCCGCTCGGCAACCGCGCCGCCAATCGCGGCAATGTCGCGCGCGCCAATGCCGAAGCTCAGGCCCCCGAAGCCGAGATCGCCGTCGCGCGGGTGCAGGTGCGGCGTGAAATCGACCGGCTGACAGCCGAACGGGCGAGCCTTGCCGCCGAGATCGTCCGGATCGAACGCGAGGTTCTGCCGAGCGCGGAGCGCGCGGTGGTGCTGGTGCGCGATGGTTTCGCGCGCGGCGGCACCGCCTTCACCTTCCTCGAAGTCAACCAGGCCCAGCAGGCCGTCGTCGATGCCCGGTCCCGCCGGGTCGAGCTGCTGCGCCGCTTCCATCTCGATGGCGCCCGGCTCGACCGGCTGACCGGTCGCCATGCCTCCCTCCTTGCCAGCGCGGAGAACCGCTGATGACACGATCCTTCCTTTTCGCGGGCTCGCTGCTCGCTCTTTCCCTGCTCGCCGGATGCGGCGAGTCCCCTGCCACCAAGGAGGCGGCCGAACCCAAGGCGGCCGCTGCCGCCGACGACTATGAACGCGGGCCGCATCGCGGGCGAATGCTGCGCGACGGCGATTTCGCGGTCGAGATCACCATCTTCGAGGATGGCGTAGATCCCGAGTTCCACGTCTATGCCTACCGGAAAGACAAGCCCATTCCGCCAGGCGAAGTCCAGCTTGCGATCGAGCTGTCGCGCCTTGGCGGCAAGGTCGATCGTTTTGCCTTCACCCCGCAGGAGGACTATCTGCGCGGCGGCGGTGTGGTGATCGAGCCTCATTCGTTCGACGTGAAGGTGCGCGCGGTCGAAGGCGGCCGCACGCACAACTGGACCTACGCCTCCTATGAGGGCCGGACGACGATTTCGGCCGAGGCGGCGCGGGCCGGAGGCGTCAAGACCGAGCGCGCGGGTTCCGCGACCGTTGCCGAGCTGATCGACATGGGCGGGCGGATCGAGATCACGCCCGAAGGCAAGGCCGATGTCCGCGCCCGGCTTCCCGGCCAGATCGTCTGGATGACCGGCAAGCTGGGCGATCGGGTCAGCCGGGGGCAGACACTCCTGCGCGTCGAGTCCAGCCATTCGCTCCAGACCTACGCGGTGCCGGCGCCGATCAGCGGCACCATCATCGAGAAGAACGCCAATGTCGGCGACACCACCGGCGACCGGGCGCTGTTCGTGGTTGCCGATCCCACGAAGCTCCATGCCGAGTTCTTCGTCTATCCCCGCGACGCCGAGCGCGTGCGCGTGGGCCAGCGGGTGAGCGTGCGAAGCCTGTCGGGCGAAGCGAAGCTCGACGCGCCCGTGGAAGCCGTGCTGCCGACCGCGGACGTCGCCAGCCAGACGATGATGGCGCATGTCCATCTGCCGCCCGAAGCGTCGCGAACCTTCCGCCCCGGCATGGGCGTCGAGGGATCGTTCGCCGTGGCCGAAGCGCAAGTGCCGCTCGCGGTCAGGACCAAGGCCATCCAGCGGTTCCGCGATTTCGAGGTGGTCTATGCCAGGGTCGGCAACACCTACGAGGTGCGGATGCTGGAGATCGGGCGGCGCACGCCTGAATGGACCGAAGTGCTCGGCGGCCTCGAACCCGGCACCGAATATGTGACCGACGGCGCTTTCCTGATCCGCGCCGACATCGACAAGTCGGGGGCCAGCCATGACCACTGAGACCGCCACCCACAAGCATACGCCCTTGCTTGAACGCCCACCTCTTCTGGAAAAGATTGTCGCCTCCGCGATCCGCTTCCGCTGGGCCGTGCTGGTCGTTGTCGCGCTGCTCTGCGGCATCGGCGTCTGGGCCTTCCAGCGCCTGCCGATCGACGCGACGCCGGACATCACCAACGTCCAGGTGCAGATCAACAGCGAAGCGACCGGCTTCTCGCCGCTCGAAGCCGAGCAGCGCGTCACCTTCCCGGTCGAGACCGCGATCGCCGGTTTGCCGGGCCTGCAATATACCCGCTCGATCTCGCGCTACGGTCTTTCCCAGGTAACGGCCGTGTTCGAGGACGGCACCAATATCTACTTTGCGCGCCAGCTCATCAACGAACGGCTCCAGACGGCGCGCGACCAGCTTCCCGATGGCGTCGCGCCCGAGATGGGGCCGATCGCCACCGGGCTGGGCGAGATCTTCATGTATACGCTGGAAGCGGCGCCGAATGCCCGCAAGCCGGATGGGAGCCGCTATACACCCGAAGATCTGCGCACGCTTCAGGATTGGGTGATCCGGCCCCAGCTCAGGAACACCCCCGGCGTCACCGAGGTCAACAGCATCGGCGGCTATGAGCGACAGTATCATGTGACGCCGCTGCCTGACCGGCTCTCGGCCTATGGGCTTACTCTCAACGATGTTGTCGAGGCATTGGGGCGCAACAACGCCAATGTCGGCGCGGGCTATGTCGAGCGCTACGGCGAGCAATATCTGGTCCGCGTGCCGGGCCAGGCGTCGGGCATCGACGATCTCAAGTCGATCATCGTAACCAATCGGGGCGGGATACCGATCCGCGTGGCCGATGTCGCCGATGTCGGCATGGGCGAAGAACTGCGCACCGGCGCGGCGACCGAGAACGGCCAGGAAGTCGTGCTCGGCACCGTGTTCATGCTGGCTGGTGAGAACAGCCGGATCGTCGCGCGCGCGGCCGCCGCGCGGCTCGAGGAAGCGGCCAGGGCGCTCCCGGCGGGCGTGAAGGCCGTGCCGATCTACGATCGCACCGATCTCGTCGAACGGGCGATCTGGACCGTCGAGAAGAACCTGCTCGAAGGTGCGCTGCTGGTGATCGTCGTCCTGTTCCTGCTGCTCGGCAATATCCGCGCGGCGCTCATCACGGCGGCGGTGATCCCGATTACCATGCTGATGACCATCACCGGCATGGTGCGCGCGGGCGTCTCGGGCAATCTCATGAGCCTGGGCGCGCTCGACTTCGGGCTGATCGTCGATGGCGCGGTCATCATCGTCGAGAACTGCCTGCGCCGGTTCGGCGAGGCACAGCACCAGCTAGGGCGGCTGCTGAAACGCGAGGAACGCTTCGCGCTCGCCGCGTCGGCGACGTCGGAGGTCATCCGGCCGTCGCTGTTCGGGATGCTCATCATCGCTCTGGTCTATGTGCCGATCTTCGCGCTCACCGGCGTCGAGGGGAAAATGTTCCACCCGATGGCGATCACCGTCGTCATGGCGCTGACCTTCGCGCTGATCCTGTCGCTGAGCTTCGTGCCGGCGGCAGTCGCGCTGTTCGTCACCGGCAAGGTTGAGGAGAAGGAAAGCCGTCTGATGGGCTGGGCGCGCAAGGTCTATGCGCCCGCGCTCGATGCCGCCCTGCGGCTCCGGGTTGCGTTCGTCGCGGGCGCGGTGGCGCTGGTCGCCATCGCGGGCTTTGCCGCGACGCGCATGGGATCGGAGTTCGTTCCCGATCTCGACGAGGGCGACATCGCGCTCCACGCCCTGCGCATCCCCGGCACAAGTCTCAGCCAGGCGATCCAGATGCAGACCACGCTCGAAGCGCGATTGAAGCGGTTCCCCGAGGTCGAGCGGATCGTCGCCAAGATCGGCACCGCCGAAGTGGCGACCGATCCGATGCCCCCTTCGGTCGCCGATACCTTTATAATGCTCAAGGATCGCAGCGAATGGCCGGACCCGCGCAAGCCCAAGGCCGAGCTGGTCCGCGAGATGCAGGAAGCCGCCGCGACCATTCCCGGCAACAATTACGAGTTCACCCAGCCGATCCAGATGCGATTCAACGAACTGCTGTCGGGCGTCCGGGCCGATGTCGCGATCAAGGTGTTCGGCGACGATCTCGATCAGTTGTTGGAGATCGGTCAGGCCGTCGAAGGCGTGGTGAGCGGCATCGAGGGCGCGCAGGATGTGAGCGTCGAGCAGGTTACGGGGCTGCCCGTCCTCCAGATCACGCCCGACCGGGCGGCGCTGGCGCGGCTCGGCCTCAACATCGGTGATATCCAGGAGGTGGTGGCGGTCTCGATCGGCGGCCGGGAGGCCGGGCGGATATTCGAGGGCGACCGGCGCTTCCCGGTGATCGTGCGATTGCCCGAGGACATCAGGAGCAAGGCCGACGAGATCGGGCGCTTGCGGATTCCGCTGGCAGGCAATGGCGCCAACCCGCGCGGGTTCGTGCCGCTCGCCGATGTCGCCAAGGTCGAGGTGGTGATCGGACCCAACCAGATCAGCCGCGAGGACGGCAAGCGCCGCGTCGTCGTGACCGCCAACGTGCGCGGGCGCGATCTCGGCTCGTTCATCGAGGAGCTTCAGCAAAAGGTGGACGCCGAGGTCGAAGTCCCCTCCGGCTATTGGGTGAGCTATGGCGGTACGTTCGAGCAATTGATCTCGGCGGCCGAGCGGCTGCGCCTGGTGGTGCCCGCCGCGCTGCTGCTGATCTTCGGCTTGCTCTACGGCCTGTTCCGATCCGCCAGGGATTCCGCCATCGTCTTCTCCGGCGTGCCGCTGGCGCTGACCGGCGGCGTGGCGGCGCTGCTGATCCGGGGTATGCCGCTCTCGATCTCGGCGGGTGTCGGGTTCATCGCGCTCTCGGGCGTGGCGGTCCTGAACGGCGTGGTGATGCTAAGCTTCATCCGGCAGCTCCGCGCCAGTGGCAACGGCCTTGAGGATGCGATCCGCGAAGGCGCCCTCACCAGGCTGAGACCCGTGCTGATGACCGCGCTGGTGGCAAGCCTCGGGTTCGTGCCGATGGCGTTCAACGTCGGCGCGGGCGCGGAAGTGCAGCGGCCGCTCGCAACAGTTGTGATCGGCGGCATCATCTCCTCGACACTGCTGACGCTGCTGGTCCTGCCCGCGCTCTATCGCCTCGTGCATGGCCGCAGGGCCGAACCCGAAACGCGAACGCCGCCGGACATGGCGCCCGCCATAAACTGACCCATGCCGCTCCCATGCGTCGATCGCGCATGGGAGCGGACAGTCTGAGGAATTGCCCATGCTCTCGGTTCTCGCCAATCGCACCTACCGCCACCTGTTCCTGGCGCAGATAATCGCGCTGGTCGGCACCGGCCTCGCCACGGTCGCGCTCGGCCTGCTCGCCTATGACATCGCCGGGGCCGATGCGGGGGCCGTGCTCGGCACGGCGATGGCGATCAAGATGATCGCCTATATCGGCGTCGCCCCGGCCGTCGGCGCCTATGCGAGCCGCTTGCCGCGCCGCAGCTTCCTTGTCGCGATGGACGTGATCCGTGGGCTGGTCGCGCTGGCGCTGCCGTTCGTCGATCAGGTCTGGCAGGTCTATTTCCTGATCTTCGTGCTGCAATCAGCCTCGGCCGGATTCACGCCCACCTTCCAGGCCACCATTCCTGACGTGCTGCCCGACGAGAAGGACTATACTAGCGCATTGTCGCTCTCGCGCCTCGCTTACGACATGGAAAGCCTGACCAGCCCGATGCTCGCCGCCGCGCTGCTGACGGTGATGAACTTCCACTGGCTGTTTTCGGGTACCGCGATCGGCTTTGCCTGCTCGGCGCTGCTGGTCCTGACGACGGTTCTGCCGCGTGCTGCCGCCGCCAAGCCAAAAGGCGGCATCTACGACAACACCACGCGCGGCGCCCGGCTCTATCTCAAGACGCCCCGGCTGCGCGGGCTGCTGGCGGTGACGCTCGCCGCCGCCGCCGCGAGCGCGATGGTGATCGTCAATACGCCGGTGCTGGTGCAGGCGGCGCTCGGGTTGGGGCAACGGGAGGTGGCGATCACGCTCGCCGCGTTCGGCGGCGGCTCGATGTTGGCCGCGCTGCTGCTGCCGCGCCTGCTCGACAAGCTGCCCGACCGCACGGTGATGCTTGCGGCGGCCCCGGCAATGACCATCGCGCTGGCCGCGCTGGCTCTCTCATGGCGCGGTCATGCCTCGCCCGGCTATTGGAGCGTCATTCTCGCGGGGTGGGCGGTGCTCGGCATTGCCTATTCGGCGAGCATCACGCCGGGCGGCCGCCTGTTACGACGATCGTCGGGCGAAGCGGATCGGCCCGCCCTGTTCGCCGCGCAGTTCGCGCTCAGCCATGTGTGCTGGCTCGTCGCCTATCCGCTGGCTGGCCAGACCGGCGCGCAGGGTGGCATGGGCCTGGCGTTCGCGGTCGCCGCCGCGCTGTCGCTGATCGGCGTGGGACTAGCGTTCCTGATCTGGCCAAAGGAGGATGCCGACGTGGTGGAGCACGATCACGCCGCCCTTCCGCCCGACCATCCCCATCTCGCCGAAGGCCATCCGCAGGGTCGCGCGGCCCATATATTCGTGATCGACGAACTGCATCCGCACTGGCCGATCCGATAGGATCGCGGAGTCGGAAAAGCGGACGCCGGGGGATGGCCCCGGCGTCCTTGCAGGGTCAAGGCTGGCGGAAGTCGCCCAAGACGAACTGGCCGCCTGCCGTCAGCACGACATGGAACAGCTTGCGCGCCGCATTCGGTTCGGCTTCGTTGCGAAAGGTCACGATCGTCTGGCGCTGACCCTGGCTGGTGCGCTCGCGCGTGCCGGCAACGGTCGCCTTCGACCAGCTCGCCGGCAGCTTCGCCTGGCTGATGAGCCGCACCACATTGTCGCGGGCGGTCTGCTGGGGGGTGCGCGCCTCATGCTCCTCGTCGTCATGGTCGGGATGGGCGAGCGCCGGGGCAGCATGGAGCGCGAAGGCGGCAAGAGCGATAAGAGCAATACGCATGGAAATATCCTTTTCAGATTGGAAATGAGGTTCAGGGAAGCGCGGCGAACTTCTCGAAGTCGCCGGTTGCGGTCACGGTGATGGTGACGGGCTGGTCGGTGCGGTTCTTCCAATACCAGCCATGCGTGCCGTCGAAGGGCGCGCGGAACTTGCCCGATGCGCCAGCCGAGCTGCCTTTCTCATAGCTCGTATAGTCGTCGCTCGCAGCGCCTGCCGGCTCGCCGTGCAGCTCGAAACGGACCTCCGCGCCATCCGTGGCCCAGCGATAGTCGAACTCGCCGCCCGCCTTCATGGTCGCCTTGACCTCACGGCCTTCATTGGGAGCGAGCGTCAGCTTCACCTCGACGCGTTCCCCGGCCTTCAGCGCGGGCGCCGGGGATGCGGCGGGCGCTGCGGCCACGGGCGTCGCCGGGACGGCATGGCTTGCGGCTTCCGCCCGCTTGACCTTGCCCATCTCGGTCAGCCCGAGCAAGCGGCCGACGCCGGTGGGATCGACGCCATATTCGGCCGGAAGCACGGTCGTCACGAGAATGACGGCGGCGGCTCCGAGAGCGATCAGGGTCGCGCGGTTGAGCTGGCGCAGGCTCGGCAACTCCCCGATGCCGGGTTGCGGAACTTGGTTCATGATGCGGCTCCTTCCAGAGCAAAGCCCGCGAGCTGATAGCCGGTGAGCACGAAGCCCGCGGTCATCAGCACGACGTTGGCGGTGAAGGCATGGGCCGAAAAGCTGCGCGTGCGCCGCCAGTAGCCCATGACGATAAGGATGGCGGCGAGCGCGAGGATCTGCCCGATCTCGACGCCGACATTGAACGAGAGGAGATTGACGATCAGCCCATCCGGGGACAGCGAGAAGTCTTGTAGCTTGGTCGCAAGGCCGAAGCCGTGGAACAGGCCGAAGATCAGCACCGCCGCCTTGGTATTGGGCTGGACGCCGAACCATCGCTGGAACGCGCCGAGGTTGTCGAGCGCCTTGTAAACGACCGACAGGCCGATGATCGCATCGACCAGATAGGCGCTGACATTCGTGCCCATGAGGACGCCCGCGATCAGCGTCGTCGAGTGACCGATCGCGAACAGCGTCACATAGGCGGCGATGTCCTTCATCCGGTAGAGGAAGAAGATCACGCCGAACAGGAACAGCAGATGGTCGTAGCCCGTCACCATATGCTTGGCGCCGAGATAGAGGAACGCGCCGATCTGTGGCCCGCTCGTCTGTTCGATATAGCCCTGATCGCCCTCGGCGACGCCGTGCGCGAAAGCCGCGCCAGCGAAGGAAAAGGCCATCAGGGCAAGGAGGACCGTGCGGCAAATCGCCGGAGGTCTGGCCCGTAAGGAATTCATGACATGACTTTCCTGAGCGCCGGACGGGCAAGCGGCCCGCCAGGCACATGCCTGGAGAAACGGCGCGAAACAAACCCGCACCGCGTTCACGCGGCGGCTGCCGCATCAGGCTCAGGCGGCGGGTGGCTCGAGCAGCGGCGCGAGAACGGCCGATGGCAGTTGCGGTTGGTTGTGCGGCCAGTGTCGGGGCGCTCGGTCAAGCCTCGTCGCCGGGACCGGCGCCGCATACGCGAGCCGGTCGACGAGCAGATGAACATGGGCGCTGGTCCCGTCCGATTCATGATCGGTATCGGGCGCATCGCTAGGGCTATGGCCATGCCCGGCATGATGATGTTCGGCCGTGAGCGCGTGATCGTGGCTGATCGACGCGATCGGACCGCCGTGGGAGAAAGCCAGCGTCAGCACGAACAGCAAGGAAAGTAGCCGGACGATCAACATAGCAAGGTCGAGAGACCTTTCCTTCCAAAGTGTTCTTAAGCCCGAATCCTGCGAACTTCGCAATTCCTGACCGCGCTTATCTGCGAATTATTCGCAAAAAGGAAGCTCTGGATCAATCCTGGAGCAATTGCAGCTTCTGCGCTTGCCCAATCACCCGCCGCACGCCCTCGGGCGACCATGCCAATCCGCCGCGCGGCGTTGGCTCACGCAGATCTCGGGTCAGCCAGGACGCAATGTCCCGTAACGAGGAATCCGGATGCGTTTTCAGGCGATCGGCGACAAGCCGCGCGACCCGCGTATCAGGCGGCAGGCGCGGTGCCTGGTCAAGGATGATTGCATCGGCATAGCCGGCCTTTACCAGGGCTCGGCACGCTTTCACCAGAGTTCGCTCGCTGAACGAGCGCACGGGTGGCGTGATGGCGCGGATTTGCCGTAGGACTAGTGCCCAAGGCAGATGCGGCCGCAATCTGGCAACCGTCGGCAACCAGCGGTGCCGATCGTCGATCAACTCATTGAGATAGCGTTCCTTGAGGCTGTAGCGGATATCGGCGATCGCCGCCGGATCGCGTGCGCGCATCTTCGGGTTTCCAGGTTTAGCTCCTCGTGCAACGGCCGCCTTAAGACCGGCGCGGGTCCGCTCGCGGATCAGCGCACGCTCGAACTCCGCGAAGGCGCCGAGCATTTGCGTCATCAGCATGCCCTGCGCGCTCGATGTATCGATCGGATCGTTGATCGAGCGAAAATAGGCGCCCTTCCCCCTCAGGGTCTCCACGATCTCGAGCAGATGCGAAAGCGATCGTGCCAAACGGTCGATCCGAACCACCAGCAACGTATCGCCATGCCCGACGCGTGCGAGCGCACGCGCGAGGTTCGGACGATCGCGGCTGCCCCCGCTCGCCTTGTCCTCGAGGATCACCGTGCAGCCTTCGGCGCGCAGCGCACTGAGCTGGATGGCCGTGTCCTGCTCGTCGGTCGAGACCCGCGCGTAGCCGATCAAAGCCATTTGTCACATTCCATATAACGGGGTCAAACGACCGGTTGTCCCCGTACGATAGAGTTTTGAGCAAGTGGCGGCTGGTCTTGATCGCCATGAACGCGCGCCGGTGATCCAAGGAGAGAATGTTGCGCGCCGCGCCAGCGCCTATACCCGTGAGGGATTGAGCCCCCTCCCCACTCAAAGGTTCAAAAGCGCCCCAATCCGCGACTTTCCGGCGCTTTGCCAATGCCAGTCCAGTGGTTTGGTATCGGAGTCCGGAGGTTTGGGGTCAGCCTGACGCGCTACATCGCGGGAAACGCTGGAGTCCGGTCGTATAGGGAAACCGACACTTGTAGCCCACCTTATAAAGAACGGTCAAATCTGCTTATGTGATAAGTGCGATTATCAAGGGTCCATGCAAAACAACGTACGAGAGAGGAAACCAACTACTGACTTTGGTTTCTCGGCGTGGCATCGTCGGTTACCCATGGCCCGCGACGACAACCCTCCCGCCGATGACCCTTTTCTCCTGCTGGGGCGCCTCGACGGCCGCCTGTAGGGTAGCACAAGCGCGGACATCTTTCTCGCCCGTTCGCGTCTTGAAGGAGCCTCCGCCCTTTGCGGCCTCGCCGGCGTGCCGATCGCAGTGAGAGACCTGCAAGACTGGATCGCGGGCCGCACGCCCCCTCCCCGCTCGTCCGAGGGACTCAACGATCCGATCTCGGTGGCGGCCATCTTCCACATCGCCCTCAGCCGGGATGAGGACCTCAGCGACCCACTCGCCCGCGCGACGCTGAATGCGCTACGTTCCGTTTTGGACGATCGCGCTGAAGCGGAAACCTATGCGACGTCGGACCTCGCCCATTTCGGTCCACTTTGGCGGCAAGTGCAGGCGGCCGCAGACGCCCCCTTCCCTACTGGCGACCTCCTCAGCGTCGCGGACCGCATCTTCGAGCTGGCCGCATCCACCGAGCCAGCGCCCACAAGCGGATGGGATGTAGTTAGTCTCGATGGTCGGACGCTCAACCTTCCACCGCGCGGTCGCGACCGAAACTGGCTGCTTGCGGTCGCCGTGCCACGGATGCTCTACCGCGCCGGCTTCACCACGCGGGTCATCCCCTCTTTTATCCTGCTGCCAAAGTACCTGCCCCCCTCCCCCGCTGAGCTCGCCAGGCTGATGGTGCAGGCGATTGGCCGAACGGCTCAGACGGGGCTTCGGGAACTGGCTTCCCTCGAACGTGCGGCGGCGCGCATCCAATTGGATCTCCAGGCCACGAAGCGGAGCAAGGCTCCCCTGCTCGCTCGGCTCCAACTCTCCTACCCGGGACTTCAGCCCGCCGCGGTCGCGCGCCTTTTGAAGGTGACGCCCCAAGGTGCCCGCAAGCTCCTGGCGTCGGCCTCGTCCGCGTCACGCCCAGTGCTGATCTAGTACCGCTCGGATTGCCTCCTCCGCATCCTGGCGGGACGCTCCGCCCTTGCTCAGCAGGGTCAAGCGAATGCCCTTCCGGTCGGCGCCCTCAATCCGGAGCACCGGCTTCCCGGTTGAACTGGAGATGGTCTCCGGCTTTCCTGACCTCTTGGGGGATCCTGACCTCTTGGGGGGGTCTACCGCCAAGGTGAGCGCCTTGATCACATCGAGAACCGGCAGCGCCTCGCCGCTCGCCGCCTGCGCTTCGGAAAGCCGCGCTGCCTCCTTGTAGGCCCTCGCCTTACGGTCCTCCGGCTTCAGAAGGCCCTTAAGGGCCATCGCGTTGCGAATGCCAAGATCCTGCGGATTCACGAACGCCCGGGTCAGCTCCTCTGGCAGGCGCGCCAGATCGAGGTAGCGGGTCAGCCAGCTCTCGGAGACCTTGAGCCTCTCGGCCATGGTCTTCTGGCGGCCGTCGTAATAGGTGTCGAGCGCGCGCAGATAGTCCCTCGCCCGCTCAAGGTCAGTCAGGTCATCACGAGCCCGGTTCTCGATGTCGGCGAGTCGGAAAGCTTCCTCGTCCCCGATTTCGCGCACATCGACCAGGAACTTGAAGTCAGGATAATTGTGGGTTCTCAGCCAGGTGATCGACCAATGCCGCCGCGCTCCACAGATCACTTCGAAATCGAAGTCAGGATCGCCTGAGACTCGCCGCACGATCGCCGGCATCTCCTGGCGCCCCTGCGCCTTGATGCTCTCGATCAGATCGGCGCAGCGTTCCTCGGTAAGCAGCGCGTAGTCGCGGTTGTGGCCTGCCCACATTCGACAGCGCGCCGGATCGACAAGCTCATGCGTGCGATTGACGATCGCGCCGGAAGCAAGGTCTGCAAGCCTATTCGAGCGCCCCGTCAGCACGTTTGAAGCGAGGCCCGAGCGACGCGGTGGCGGAGTCTCCTCGGACAGGTCGATGCCCGCCGCCAGATCGGCCGCGAAGCCGGTGTTTTTCCTGCTCATTCGAGCCTCCCTCTAGCGAATTGCACGCGTGCAATTGTTCCTTGTTCTCGCAAAATTGCACGCGTGCAATTTCGGACTTTCACGCCAGCGCAGCCTTGCGCAACGCTGCCTGATGGCTTGGCCACATCGACCTGATATCGACTTCGATCTCCGCGTTCACGCCGTCGAGATAACCAA from Roseomonas aeriglobus includes these protein-coding regions:
- a CDS encoding TolC family protein, producing the protein MLSILVARRPARLRRALAIGAALAALSAPSIGAAQSLSLSDALSRVASGDPSVAANAARLRAADAAITQADVRPRDVVGVDVEDFAGTGPHSPLERSQTTAWYERTWERGGKREARIGAARSDLGIAVERNRLRMLDLLAQVQAAWVDALAAEAVISIAEQRLAAAQRVEAETGRRVGRALDPLFAGERARTAVAQARIALDQARETARIARASLAAFWGGTADYNLDPSPFGIATPGATAAEDSPDLALLAAERDAAGARVRLAETGNAGDPTARVGVRHFGQGNDVAIIVGGSIPLGNRAANRGNVARANAEAQAPEAEIAVARVQVRREIDRLTAERASLAAEIVRIEREVLPSAERAVVLVRDGFARGGTAFTFLEVNQAQQAVVDARSRRVELLRRFHLDGARLDRLTGRHASLLASAENR
- a CDS encoding efflux RND transporter periplasmic adaptor subunit, whose product is MTRSFLFAGSLLALSLLAGCGESPATKEAAEPKAAAAADDYERGPHRGRMLRDGDFAVEITIFEDGVDPEFHVYAYRKDKPIPPGEVQLAIELSRLGGKVDRFAFTPQEDYLRGGGVVIEPHSFDVKVRAVEGGRTHNWTYASYEGRTTISAEAARAGGVKTERAGSATVAELIDMGGRIEITPEGKADVRARLPGQIVWMTGKLGDRVSRGQTLLRVESSHSLQTYAVPAPISGTIIEKNANVGDTTGDRALFVVADPTKLHAEFFVYPRDAERVRVGQRVSVRSLSGEAKLDAPVEAVLPTADVASQTMMAHVHLPPEASRTFRPGMGVEGSFAVAEAQVPLAVRTKAIQRFRDFEVVYARVGNTYEVRMLEIGRRTPEWTEVLGGLEPGTEYVTDGAFLIRADIDKSGASHDH
- a CDS encoding CusA/CzcA family heavy metal efflux RND transporter, with protein sequence MTTETATHKHTPLLERPPLLEKIVASAIRFRWAVLVVVALLCGIGVWAFQRLPIDATPDITNVQVQINSEATGFSPLEAEQRVTFPVETAIAGLPGLQYTRSISRYGLSQVTAVFEDGTNIYFARQLINERLQTARDQLPDGVAPEMGPIATGLGEIFMYTLEAAPNARKPDGSRYTPEDLRTLQDWVIRPQLRNTPGVTEVNSIGGYERQYHVTPLPDRLSAYGLTLNDVVEALGRNNANVGAGYVERYGEQYLVRVPGQASGIDDLKSIIVTNRGGIPIRVADVADVGMGEELRTGAATENGQEVVLGTVFMLAGENSRIVARAAAARLEEAARALPAGVKAVPIYDRTDLVERAIWTVEKNLLEGALLVIVVLFLLLGNIRAALITAAVIPITMLMTITGMVRAGVSGNLMSLGALDFGLIVDGAVIIVENCLRRFGEAQHQLGRLLKREERFALAASATSEVIRPSLFGMLIIALVYVPIFALTGVEGKMFHPMAITVVMALTFALILSLSFVPAAVALFVTGKVEEKESRLMGWARKVYAPALDAALRLRVAFVAGAVALVAIAGFAATRMGSEFVPDLDEGDIALHALRIPGTSLSQAIQMQTTLEARLKRFPEVERIVAKIGTAEVATDPMPPSVADTFIMLKDRSEWPDPRKPKAELVREMQEAAATIPGNNYEFTQPIQMRFNELLSGVRADVAIKVFGDDLDQLLEIGQAVEGVVSGIEGAQDVSVEQVTGLPVLQITPDRAALARLGLNIGDIQEVVAVSIGGREAGRIFEGDRRFPVIVRLPEDIRSKADEIGRLRIPLAGNGANPRGFVPLADVAKVEVVIGPNQISREDGKRRVVVTANVRGRDLGSFIEELQQKVDAEVEVPSGYWVSYGGTFEQLISAAERLRLVVPAALLLIFGLLYGLFRSARDSAIVFSGVPLALTGGVAALLIRGMPLSISAGVGFIALSGVAVLNGVVMLSFIRQLRASGNGLEDAIREGALTRLRPVLMTALVASLGFVPMAFNVGAGAEVQRPLATVVIGGIISSTLLTLLVLPALYRLVHGRRAEPETRTPPDMAPAIN
- a CDS encoding MFS transporter codes for the protein MLSVLANRTYRHLFLAQIIALVGTGLATVALGLLAYDIAGADAGAVLGTAMAIKMIAYIGVAPAVGAYASRLPRRSFLVAMDVIRGLVALALPFVDQVWQVYFLIFVLQSASAGFTPTFQATIPDVLPDEKDYTSALSLSRLAYDMESLTSPMLAAALLTVMNFHWLFSGTAIGFACSALLVLTTVLPRAAAAKPKGGIYDNTTRGARLYLKTPRLRGLLAVTLAAAAASAMVIVNTPVLVQAALGLGQREVAITLAAFGGGSMLAALLLPRLLDKLPDRTVMLAAAPAMTIALAALALSWRGHASPGYWSVILAGWAVLGIAYSASITPGGRLLRRSSGEADRPALFAAQFALSHVCWLVAYPLAGQTGAQGGMGLAFAVAAALSLIGVGLAFLIWPKEDADVVEHDHAALPPDHPHLAEGHPQGRAAHIFVIDELHPHWPIR
- a CDS encoding transmembrane anchor protein — encoded protein: MNQVPQPGIGELPSLRQLNRATLIALGAAAVILVTTVLPAEYGVDPTGVGRLLGLTEMGKVKRAEAASHAVPATPVAAAPAASPAPALKAGERVEVKLTLAPNEGREVKATMKAGGEFDYRWATDGAEVRFELHGEPAGAASDDYTSYEKGSSAGASGKFRAPFDGTHGWYWKNRTDQPVTITVTATGDFEKFAALP